From one Planctomicrobium piriforme genomic stretch:
- a CDS encoding DUF1501 domain-containing protein, producing MPVPPLPRCSGPLARRSFMQIGLTGFATLSWPGLLRLRAATPELPRQEKTAVIMVWLNGGLSHLDTYDPKPQIGSEYRGPFQTIDTNVPGLQLTELLPRHAKIADRYTLLRSMHQRAGGHPAGSMQMLSGDSDTRDKPKPRLPDWMSVAAYLRAQQEGRTNPLPNYIGVNPPLEYNGPAYLGNAYLPFSVSGDPNRPEFEVPNIGLSNPAEAARLSDRVALRQTLDMLERSFDRERELNALDEFESQAMTLLTNPQTRDAFDLSKEDARTRDRYGRNRWGQQLLLARRLVESGVEVITSALNGPMCGRVQNWDDHAVNHHVFDALRFRSEAYDQAVTALIEDIYERGLDKRVLVVVTGEFGRTPKINYDRSTGAGDASAVAGTMQPGRDHWPRAFTNLWAGGGIQTGQVIGATDRRGEDVVERACGPGDFLATIYRHLGIDAGKVTIDDLNGRPTPIVNEGKPIAELAPQVSV from the coding sequence ATGCCTGTCCCTCCCCTGCCCCGCTGTTCCGGCCCCTTAGCCCGCCGCTCGTTCATGCAGATCGGCCTGACCGGGTTTGCAACCCTCAGTTGGCCTGGCCTGTTGCGGCTGCGGGCGGCAACGCCTGAGCTTCCCCGACAGGAGAAGACCGCCGTCATTATGGTCTGGCTGAACGGCGGCTTGTCGCACCTGGATACCTACGATCCCAAGCCGCAAATCGGCAGCGAATATCGCGGGCCGTTCCAGACCATCGACACGAACGTGCCGGGCCTGCAACTGACTGAGCTGCTGCCGCGGCATGCGAAGATCGCCGATCGCTATACGCTGCTGCGATCGATGCACCAGCGGGCCGGCGGTCATCCGGCGGGCTCGATGCAGATGCTCTCTGGCGACTCCGACACGCGCGATAAACCCAAGCCAAGACTGCCTGACTGGATGTCGGTCGCTGCGTATCTGCGGGCTCAGCAGGAGGGCCGCACCAATCCGCTGCCGAACTACATCGGCGTGAATCCGCCGCTCGAATACAACGGCCCTGCCTACCTGGGAAATGCGTACTTGCCGTTCTCGGTCTCCGGCGATCCAAACCGGCCTGAGTTTGAAGTGCCGAACATTGGACTCTCGAATCCCGCCGAGGCGGCGCGGCTCAGTGATCGGGTCGCCCTGCGTCAGACGCTCGACATGCTGGAACGCAGCTTCGACCGCGAACGCGAACTGAACGCGCTCGATGAATTCGAATCGCAGGCGATGACCTTGCTCACCAACCCGCAGACTCGTGACGCGTTCGATCTGTCGAAAGAAGATGCCCGCACGCGCGACCGTTACGGACGCAATCGCTGGGGTCAGCAACTGCTGCTGGCGCGGCGACTCGTGGAGTCCGGCGTGGAGGTCATCACGAGTGCATTGAATGGCCCGATGTGCGGCCGAGTCCAGAACTGGGACGATCACGCGGTCAACCATCATGTGTTTGACGCGTTGAGGTTCCGCTCGGAGGCCTACGATCAGGCAGTGACGGCACTGATTGAAGACATCTACGAGCGCGGGCTCGATAAACGGGTGCTGGTGGTCGTCACTGGAGAATTCGGCCGGACTCCAAAAATTAATTATGACCGCAGCACCGGAGCAGGCGATGCCAGCGCGGTTGCGGGCACGATGCAGCCGGGCCGCGATCACTGGCCGCGGGCGTTCACAAATTTGTGGGCAGGCGGGGGAATTCAAACCGGTCAGGTGATTGGCGCGACCGATCGCCGCGGCGAAGATGTGGTCGAACGGGCCTGTGGGCCGGGCGATTTTCTGGCGACGATTTACCGTCACCTGGGGATCGATGCCGGCAAGGTGACGATCGACGACCTGAACGGCCGTCCGACGCCGATTGTAAATGAAGGGAAGCCGATCGCCGAACTCGCGCCGCAGGTGTCGGTATGA
- a CDS encoding SGNH/GDSL hydrolase family protein, with protein MIPEAVSRRRFLQFTAAGAGGFLARSTFGQTPPMEPKLVWHDVRDWGVEGKGWTDTAKYFDRLPARAEGKVPAPVWNLSRNSAGMLVHFRTASPQIWTEHVVTSPTLALPNMTAIGASGLDLYAADAEGNWKWLSVTRPAKREMKDQIISGLPAVERSYQLYLPLYNGTESLKIGVPEGEVLTPVAPRTEKPLLFYGTSITHGASASRPGMPHPAILGRRLNLPVINLGFSGNGRMEKEVGEFLVELDPAVFVIDCLPNMQAREVQERAAPLVRQIRQARPETPIVLVEDRTYANTPFLPDRQRRHELSRQALQQALQELRAEGVAKLWYIEGDKLLGEDREDTTDGSHPSDLGFWRQANAFEPVLKAALAGG; from the coding sequence ATGATTCCCGAAGCCGTCTCCCGTCGACGATTTTTGCAGTTCACTGCGGCCGGCGCTGGCGGATTCCTCGCCCGCTCGACCTTCGGCCAGACTCCTCCGATGGAACCAAAGCTGGTCTGGCATGACGTGCGGGACTGGGGAGTGGAAGGCAAAGGCTGGACTGACACAGCGAAGTACTTCGACCGATTGCCGGCCAGAGCCGAAGGCAAGGTTCCCGCCCCGGTCTGGAACCTGAGCCGTAACTCGGCAGGCATGCTGGTCCATTTTCGCACGGCTTCGCCGCAGATCTGGACCGAGCACGTTGTGACGTCACCCACATTGGCCCTGCCGAACATGACCGCCATCGGCGCGAGCGGACTCGACTTGTATGCGGCCGACGCTGAGGGAAACTGGAAATGGCTCTCCGTCACCCGACCGGCCAAACGGGAGATGAAGGACCAGATCATTTCAGGCTTGCCGGCCGTCGAGCGGAGCTATCAGCTTTATCTCCCGCTTTACAACGGAACCGAATCGCTGAAGATCGGCGTGCCGGAAGGGGAAGTACTGACGCCCGTCGCGCCGCGGACTGAAAAGCCGCTGTTGTTCTATGGGACATCCATCACGCATGGCGCGAGCGCTTCCCGACCTGGCATGCCGCACCCCGCAATCCTCGGACGACGGCTGAATCTGCCCGTCATCAATCTGGGGTTCTCAGGCAATGGACGCATGGAAAAAGAAGTCGGCGAATTTCTGGTGGAACTCGATCCGGCGGTGTTCGTGATCGATTGCCTGCCGAACATGCAGGCTCGCGAAGTTCAGGAACGTGCAGCGCCGCTGGTGCGTCAGATCCGTCAGGCTCGACCAGAAACCCCGATTGTGCTGGTCGAAGATCGCACCTATGCCAACACCCCTTTCCTGCCAGACCGGCAACGCCGCCATGAGCTCAGCCGTCAGGCGTTGCAGCAGGCGCTCCAGGAATTGAGAGCCGAAGGGGTCGCGAAGTTGTGGTATATCGAGGGTGACAAACTGCTGGGCGAAGACCGCGAAGACACCACCGACGGCTCTCACCCCAGTGACCTCGGCTTCTGGCGACAGGCCAACGCCTTCGAGCCGGTTCTGAAGGCGGCTCTGGCGGGCGGCTGA
- a CDS encoding DUF1549 and DUF1553 domain-containing protein, with protein MPILTKAGCNAGACHAKAGNGQNGFRLSLLGFEPGEDYEHIVKEAHGRRVSPAAPAQSLLLLKATNGMPHGGGQRIDPKSESYQRILNWIGQGMPFRGEHDPQLASIEVQPPRALLQFHAQQQLKVLAHYSDGSQRDVTALALFEPNDKSMAETDEHGRVTIQEIPGNVAVMVRYQGLVSVCSAFVPLGPPLENLPPANNFVDELVFANLKQIGIPPSALCDDAEFLRRASLDIAGHLPTMEETRAFLDDQDADKRNKLIDSLLSSPGYADYFANKWSALLKNRRDATSDKTANFAFHSWLRDGLLENRPYDQMVRELLGATGDVVSNPPVAWYKRVKEPEQQLEDVAQLFLGVRMQCAQCHHHPFERWSQQDYYSLSAFFSQIGRKPTSTPEEDIIFHKRGTAQAENKKTKLPVPPAALGQTPQKILPDEDPRLYLADWMSTPENPFFAKALVNRYWKHFFKRGLIEPEDDIRDSNPPSNPELLDALARHFVESGYDLKSVIRAITRSRTYQLSSVPNELNGVDRQNYSRFYPRHLQSEVLLDAIDQFTGSQTDFPDVPRGTHAVSLPDNSYNKSSYFLAVFGRPDGASVCECERVQSSSLAQSLHLMNSQEMRQKLTLNGGRADQLSKDSRTDAEKVRDLYLMAFSRLPNDVELQATESYLAKPRLNAQGQPLDPQQAKRQGYEDLLWALMNTKEFLFNH; from the coding sequence GTGCCGATCCTTACGAAGGCCGGGTGCAATGCAGGGGCCTGTCACGCCAAGGCGGGGAACGGGCAGAACGGATTTCGGCTGTCGCTGCTGGGCTTCGAGCCGGGCGAAGATTACGAACATATCGTCAAAGAAGCACACGGCCGTCGGGTTTCGCCTGCTGCTCCCGCGCAGAGTTTACTACTGCTCAAGGCGACGAACGGCATGCCGCACGGCGGCGGACAGCGGATCGATCCCAAGTCTGAGTCCTACCAGCGAATCCTCAACTGGATCGGCCAGGGGATGCCCTTTCGCGGTGAGCACGATCCGCAACTGGCTTCCATTGAAGTTCAGCCGCCCCGGGCTCTGTTGCAGTTTCATGCCCAGCAACAACTCAAGGTGCTGGCGCACTACTCGGATGGTTCGCAGCGGGATGTGACCGCGCTCGCGCTGTTCGAGCCGAATGACAAAAGCATGGCCGAGACCGATGAACATGGCCGTGTGACGATTCAGGAGATTCCTGGCAACGTGGCGGTGATGGTCCGCTATCAAGGGCTCGTCTCGGTCTGCAGCGCATTTGTGCCGCTTGGTCCGCCGCTGGAAAATCTTCCCCCAGCGAACAACTTTGTCGATGAACTCGTCTTCGCCAACCTGAAGCAGATCGGGATTCCCCCTTCGGCGCTGTGCGATGACGCGGAGTTTTTGCGTCGCGCCTCGCTCGATATTGCGGGGCATTTGCCGACGATGGAAGAGACCCGGGCGTTTCTGGATGACCAGGACGCTGACAAACGGAACAAGCTGATCGACTCGCTGCTGAGCAGTCCCGGCTACGCCGATTACTTCGCCAATAAATGGTCGGCATTGCTCAAGAACCGTCGTGACGCGACGAGCGACAAGACCGCGAATTTTGCGTTCCATTCCTGGCTCCGCGACGGCCTGCTGGAGAACCGACCTTACGACCAGATGGTGCGGGAACTATTGGGGGCGACGGGCGACGTCGTCAGCAATCCGCCTGTCGCCTGGTACAAGCGGGTCAAAGAACCTGAGCAGCAGTTGGAAGACGTGGCCCAGCTTTTCCTGGGAGTCCGCATGCAATGTGCGCAGTGCCATCATCACCCGTTCGAACGCTGGAGCCAGCAGGACTATTACAGCCTGTCGGCATTCTTCAGCCAGATCGGCCGCAAGCCGACATCGACGCCGGAGGAAGACATCATCTTCCACAAGCGCGGCACGGCGCAGGCGGAGAACAAAAAGACAAAACTCCCAGTGCCGCCGGCCGCGCTGGGGCAGACGCCGCAGAAAATCCTGCCGGACGAAGACCCGCGACTTTATCTGGCAGACTGGATGAGCACGCCAGAGAACCCGTTCTTTGCCAAGGCGCTGGTGAACCGTTACTGGAAGCACTTCTTCAAACGGGGATTGATCGAACCTGAAGATGACATTCGCGACAGCAATCCTCCTTCCAATCCCGAACTGCTCGATGCGCTGGCGCGGCATTTCGTGGAGAGCGGCTACGATCTCAAATCTGTGATTCGGGCGATCACGCGGTCGCGAACCTACCAACTCAGTTCCGTTCCCAACGAATTGAACGGCGTTGATCGGCAGAACTATTCACGGTTCTATCCGCGGCATCTTCAGTCGGAAGTATTGCTGGACGCCATCGACCAGTTCACCGGCTCGCAGACCGACTTTCCCGATGTTCCCCGCGGCACGCACGCCGTCTCACTGCCGGACAACAGCTACAACAAGAGTTCGTATTTCCTGGCGGTCTTCGGCCGGCCGGATGGAGCGAGCGTCTGTGAATGTGAACGGGTGCAAAGCTCAAGCCTTGCCCAGAGTCTGCATCTGATGAACAGTCAGGAGATGCGCCAGAAGCTGACGCTGAATGGCGGTCGTGCTGATCAGCTCTCGAAGGACAGCCGGACCGATGCAGAGAAAGTCCGAGACCTGTATCTGATGGCGTTTTCCCGACTGCCTAATGACGTCGAGCTGCAAGCGACCGAGTCATATCTCGCCAAGCCGCGGCTCAATGCACAGGGCCAACCGCTTGATCCACAACAGGCCAAACGACAGGGCTACGAAGACTTGCTGTGGGCATTGATGAATACCAAGGAATTTCTGTTTAACCACTAA
- a CDS encoding c-type cytochrome domain-containing protein: protein MCLLTSLSARADVDFYRDVYPILKANCLSCHNKTITEAGLNLESPETIRGGGDSGPAMVPGKSIASLIVHAATQTGDVVMPPENNKAGAVKLTPAEMGLLVAWIDEGAKSSVRQTEQIVWQPLPAGIHPIYTVAVTRDARWAACGRANQLFLYDLATRRLQTRLVDPSLLPAKGALSGGTAHRDLVQSIAFSPDGSRMASGSFREVKIWKQAAAVTPRTSPLLPDATMSALTPDGRLFIAADSEGTLHVLDAVTGSTLRVIPDVKPAAKSVLCVSPDSASIAVCTAGATIGIWNLTTGERTGTIADPHGARAFVWSRDGGAIVIAGDDNVVRIWKTSATDSATPRELSGAKAPITTLVTAVNPDRVIAAGEDGNSHVWNLEDGKLLQTVKIPSASALAVSRDGKILAAGSPPGQVRLFDLATGQQIVELTGDADSQARQAGLSWDLGARQLDAAYHKKELARIAAENKVLEEVLKKARETIATVEKTLPEKEKAAATAAEAKQSAQTAVDALATQLAAMPEAALDKQHKEALKKLESATTQAAVAEAYLTSARHHIQDARGEEQSATAAQVRNAESIKAETEAVAASQTAIDQVQASLTALKKEISERKLRPLAVCFSADGATIAAAYDNGELRVWGIPSATPLLHIPGSGPATSANIVSPRDGLFVSRLADGSLIEINTTPNWELERVIGGDSAAPVFADRVNALRFSPDGRTLAVGSGEPSRSGDVSLWEVESGSQIANWTDRHRDAVLGLDFSPDGRLLASGAADKMAVVTDIATGRQMHAFEGHTHHVMGVSFRPDGRMLATAGADGVVLVWDMLLGERKKKIEGWTKEVTSLQFMGPGANVLTSAGDQRIRIVTDEGGEVRSMAKLPEFMQSAASDALGQIIVGGGEDGVLRVWDGTNGKELAVFAAP from the coding sequence TTGTGCTTGCTGACATCTCTTTCAGCGCGAGCGGACGTCGACTTCTATCGTGACGTCTATCCGATCCTGAAAGCGAACTGTCTGTCGTGTCACAACAAGACGATCACCGAAGCGGGGCTGAATCTGGAATCCCCTGAAACCATTCGAGGCGGCGGAGATTCCGGGCCGGCGATGGTGCCTGGCAAGTCGATTGCCAGTCTAATCGTGCATGCGGCCACCCAAACCGGGGATGTCGTCATGCCCCCCGAAAACAACAAAGCCGGAGCGGTCAAGCTGACGCCCGCCGAGATGGGCCTGCTGGTGGCGTGGATCGATGAAGGCGCGAAATCGTCTGTCCGGCAGACCGAGCAGATCGTCTGGCAACCGCTCCCGGCCGGCATTCACCCTATCTATACGGTTGCCGTCACCAGAGACGCTCGTTGGGCGGCGTGCGGCCGCGCAAATCAATTGTTTCTGTATGACCTCGCCACGCGCCGGTTGCAGACTCGCCTGGTGGACCCGAGTTTGCTGCCCGCCAAGGGAGCCCTGAGCGGGGGCACGGCACATCGCGACCTGGTCCAGTCAATCGCTTTCAGCCCTGATGGCAGCCGCATGGCTTCTGGAAGTTTTCGCGAAGTGAAGATCTGGAAGCAGGCAGCGGCAGTCACCCCACGCACTTCGCCGCTCCTCCCAGACGCGACGATGTCTGCGCTGACTCCCGATGGCCGATTGTTCATTGCAGCCGACTCCGAAGGGACACTGCATGTGCTGGATGCCGTGACCGGTTCGACTCTCAGGGTCATTCCGGATGTGAAACCGGCTGCGAAGTCTGTCCTGTGCGTTTCGCCTGACTCGGCCTCCATTGCTGTCTGCACTGCCGGAGCGACGATTGGCATTTGGAATCTGACGACCGGCGAACGCACGGGCACGATTGCCGACCCGCACGGGGCTCGGGCCTTCGTCTGGTCGCGCGACGGGGGAGCGATTGTGATCGCGGGCGACGACAACGTGGTTCGCATCTGGAAAACGTCTGCAACTGATTCCGCGACGCCCCGCGAACTCAGCGGCGCGAAAGCCCCCATTACGACGCTCGTCACCGCTGTGAATCCGGATCGAGTGATCGCAGCCGGTGAGGATGGAAACTCACATGTCTGGAATCTGGAAGACGGCAAACTCCTGCAGACGGTCAAGATTCCGTCGGCCAGCGCCCTGGCGGTCTCGCGCGATGGAAAAATCCTCGCGGCCGGTAGCCCACCCGGTCAGGTGCGATTGTTTGATCTCGCCACTGGCCAGCAGATTGTCGAACTCACGGGAGACGCCGACTCGCAGGCACGTCAGGCCGGGCTGAGTTGGGATCTGGGGGCGCGGCAGCTGGATGCGGCGTATCATAAAAAGGAACTCGCCCGTATCGCCGCGGAAAACAAGGTTCTCGAAGAAGTCCTGAAAAAGGCCCGGGAGACCATCGCCACGGTCGAGAAGACGCTTCCAGAGAAGGAAAAAGCCGCTGCGACGGCTGCCGAGGCAAAGCAGTCGGCACAAACTGCGGTCGATGCTCTGGCAACGCAGTTAGCGGCGATGCCGGAGGCTGCCCTCGACAAACAGCACAAAGAGGCCCTGAAGAAACTTGAATCAGCAACAACACAGGCAGCCGTCGCAGAAGCCTATCTGACGTCCGCACGGCATCACATTCAGGACGCGCGGGGAGAAGAACAGAGCGCGACCGCGGCCCAGGTCCGCAACGCGGAATCGATTAAGGCGGAAACTGAAGCCGTCGCAGCGTCACAAACGGCAATCGATCAGGTTCAAGCGAGCCTCACTGCTCTCAAGAAAGAGATCTCGGAACGCAAACTGCGTCCGCTGGCTGTCTGTTTCTCCGCGGATGGCGCCACAATCGCCGCCGCCTACGACAATGGCGAACTCCGCGTCTGGGGAATTCCCTCCGCGACGCCCCTGCTGCACATCCCCGGCAGTGGTCCCGCCACTTCCGCAAACATCGTTTCGCCACGAGATGGTCTGTTTGTTTCCCGACTGGCCGATGGCAGTCTCATCGAGATCAACACCACCCCGAACTGGGAGCTGGAACGGGTCATCGGCGGAGACTCCGCCGCACCGGTGTTTGCCGATCGGGTCAATGCTCTGCGCTTCAGCCCCGATGGAAGGACGCTTGCGGTCGGCAGCGGCGAGCCGTCGCGATCTGGCGACGTGAGTCTGTGGGAAGTCGAATCGGGATCTCAGATCGCCAACTGGACCGACCGTCATCGCGACGCGGTGCTGGGACTCGATTTCTCACCTGACGGCCGTCTGCTCGCCTCCGGCGCTGCCGACAAAATGGCTGTCGTCACCGACATTGCCACAGGTCGGCAAATGCATGCATTCGAAGGGCACACGCATCATGTGATGGGAGTATCGTTCCGCCCGGACGGCCGGATGCTGGCGACCGCTGGAGCGGACGGAGTTGTACTCGTCTGGGACATGCTGCTGGGGGAACGCAAAAAGAAGATCGAAGGCTGGACGAAGGAAGTGACGTCGTTGCAGTTCATGGGGCCCGGCGCGAATGTCCTGACATCCGCCGGCGACCAGAGAATTCGCATCGTCACCGATGAAGGCGGCGAAGTCCGGTCGATGGCCAAGCTCCCCGAATTCATGCAGTCGGCGGCGAGCGATGCCCTAGGCCAGATCATCGTTGGCGGCGGTGAAGACGGCGTACTCCGCGTCTGGGACGGCACGAACGGTAAAGAACTCGCCGTGTTCGCCGCGCCGTAA
- a CDS encoding serine protease, which translates to MSSRRIATGLLAVLALLVVVSAIQAQGVCLPAPRLLTTLPMGGQAGTTFDVSITGESLDENGELLFSDARITAVPQRTPEGVAIPNKFAVTIAPDVPVGVYEARVMTRLGISSSRAFSVGALPEVTRAKSNTTLESALPLELNSVCNAATANKAVDFYTFHGTQGMRVVVECSAVGIDSKLTPVLIIADAQGRDLTVDRRGGFLDFTIPADSQYVIKVHGLTFQGGAEFFYRLAVQNIPVGEPAPRQPTTLAVNSFSRPSESTGNSSAAETEPNNRPAQAQQITLPCDVSGTFFPAGDVDTFEFAAKKGDVWWIEVVSERMGRPTNPFVLVQRVVKNADGEQLTDVAELNDIASPVKLSTNGYSYDGSPYDAGSADALGKVEIKEDGTYRLQLRDLFGGTRSDPRSVYRLIARQACPDFSIAAWALHMTLRNGDRNALSKPIALRNGGTMIFDVVALRKDGFDGEIEIGMEGLPAGVTACGFTIPAGKNSGTLLITAAEDAARSHGVAKIVGRAKINGETKTQIGRLASMAWPVRDSNQEIPNPRLLADVPVSVSGQEAAPLTIAPEENKTWLALPNDRLTIPLKLTWRGEFSGALKLKAIGNGFEKAAEIDVPLNAATVEAVLDLAALKTPPGEYTVAFYGGVVSKYRYNPDAVKAAEAAVQKADQDVAAAVTSVKLVTEAAQSASLEGKAAADAAVKQAQQQQKQAEAAKADAAKRLKAATDAAEPKDYAEIVVSEPIRILVKPADNK; encoded by the coding sequence ATGTCGTCGCGCAGAATCGCAACCGGATTGCTGGCCGTCTTGGCGTTACTGGTCGTTGTCTCGGCAATTCAGGCTCAGGGAGTTTGCCTGCCTGCGCCTCGGCTGCTCACCACGCTGCCGATGGGGGGCCAGGCGGGGACGACGTTCGATGTCTCCATCACAGGCGAGAGTCTCGACGAAAACGGCGAACTGCTGTTCTCGGACGCCAGAATCACGGCGGTGCCGCAGCGGACGCCCGAGGGGGTTGCGATTCCCAACAAGTTCGCGGTCACGATCGCGCCCGACGTTCCGGTTGGGGTGTACGAAGCCAGGGTGATGACGCGGTTGGGGATCTCCTCATCGCGGGCATTTTCGGTCGGGGCTTTACCGGAGGTGACGCGAGCGAAATCGAATACCACGCTGGAATCAGCGCTCCCGCTGGAACTGAATAGCGTCTGCAATGCCGCAACCGCCAATAAAGCGGTTGACTTCTACACATTCCACGGCACGCAGGGGATGCGGGTTGTCGTTGAATGCTCGGCCGTCGGCATCGACTCGAAGTTGACGCCGGTGTTGATCATCGCCGATGCCCAGGGGCGCGACCTCACGGTCGATCGACGCGGCGGCTTTCTGGACTTCACCATTCCGGCGGATAGCCAGTATGTGATCAAAGTGCATGGACTGACTTTTCAAGGCGGGGCTGAGTTCTTCTATCGGCTAGCGGTGCAGAACATCCCAGTCGGCGAACCTGCCCCGCGCCAACCGACGACGCTGGCGGTGAACTCGTTCTCGCGACCTTCGGAATCAACGGGCAATTCCAGCGCGGCTGAGACGGAACCGAACAACCGGCCCGCCCAGGCGCAGCAGATCACGTTGCCGTGCGATGTTTCAGGGACATTCTTCCCGGCAGGCGATGTCGACACTTTTGAGTTCGCGGCGAAGAAGGGGGACGTCTGGTGGATCGAAGTGGTCTCGGAACGTATGGGACGCCCGACCAATCCGTTCGTGCTTGTGCAGCGCGTCGTGAAGAATGCAGACGGCGAGCAACTGACCGACGTCGCCGAACTCAACGACATCGCCAGTCCCGTGAAGTTGTCGACCAACGGCTATTCTTACGATGGTTCCCCTTATGATGCCGGGTCGGCGGATGCGCTGGGGAAAGTCGAGATCAAGGAAGACGGCACTTATCGGCTCCAGCTCCGCGATCTCTTTGGAGGAACCCGAAGCGACCCGCGGTCGGTGTACCGATTGATCGCGAGACAGGCGTGCCCCGACTTTTCAATTGCCGCCTGGGCGCTGCACATGACGCTGCGGAACGGAGACCGCAACGCGCTCTCGAAGCCAATTGCCCTGCGGAATGGCGGCACGATGATCTTCGATGTCGTCGCGCTTCGAAAAGATGGTTTCGATGGCGAAATTGAAATCGGGATGGAAGGCTTGCCGGCTGGCGTGACGGCTTGCGGGTTCACGATTCCTGCAGGAAAAAACAGTGGCACATTACTGATCACCGCGGCAGAAGACGCGGCCCGGTCACACGGGGTCGCCAAAATCGTGGGCAGGGCGAAGATCAATGGAGAAACGAAGACGCAGATCGGCCGTCTCGCTTCGATGGCCTGGCCGGTGCGGGATTCGAATCAGGAGATTCCCAACCCGCGATTGCTCGCAGACGTGCCGGTTTCGGTCAGCGGGCAGGAAGCCGCGCCGCTGACCATCGCTCCGGAAGAAAACAAGACCTGGCTGGCGCTGCCGAATGACCGGCTGACCATTCCTCTCAAGCTCACCTGGCGAGGCGAGTTTTCGGGTGCACTCAAGCTGAAGGCGATCGGCAACGGATTCGAAAAGGCCGCGGAGATCGACGTTCCATTAAATGCAGCCACGGTCGAAGCGGTGCTGGATCTGGCGGCTTTGAAGACTCCGCCGGGCGAGTATACCGTGGCCTTTTACGGCGGAGTGGTCTCCAAGTACCGGTACAACCCTGACGCAGTTAAGGCCGCTGAGGCGGCAGTTCAAAAGGCAGATCAAGACGTGGCTGCGGCCGTCACCTCGGTCAAGCTGGTAACCGAAGCGGCACAATCAGCCTCGCTTGAGGGAAAAGCTGCCGCCGATGCCGCCGTGAAACAGGCTCAACAGCAGCAAAAGCAGGCCGAGGCAGCCAAGGCGGACGCCGCCAAACGCCTGAAGGCGGCGACAGACGCGGCCGAGCCGAAAGACTACGCCGAGATCGTGGTTTCCGAACCGATTCGCATCCTCGTCAAACCGGCGGACAACAAATGA